A stretch of the Amycolatopsis sp. BJA-103 genome encodes the following:
- a CDS encoding DUF6541 family protein, translating into MNVLLVLLAFWLPGLVFGAAIRLRGWTLAAAAPLLTFGLVAIGIPILGGFGIRWNMLNVGLWVLLLSVVGFGLSFLVLRFTAKRHPDWDEDDEDAPSRSLGDHLLIGAGVLVGLGVGTVTFLRGSHTLENVQQGWDAPFHGNLVRWIAEHGDARASTVGTIANLPNQTDYFYPDTYHALLALVFGKGGLTMMPTLNLAALMVVLTVPLGVAAMCRAWRMPVLATAAAAAVSTWFTAFPYDSLWRGPLWPYVAGVALVPAMLALARLLLKPHGIAGPVAIGVGVAGLAGLHTSLIFVIMVYFLLILLAVLFRLEKIGWRRSAASLVATIAMAAILGVPQVLPALYNAGGVTSAYWASETSVSGALGQTITFSPMAAFPQWWIGIPAIIGVFFLVRHRRMLWMVGAYVVLGGLFAATISLETPLIHTLTGPFYNDHWRLGALVPLAGAVAFGEFVHTASGKFADKIRERKPNLNPVTAAIAGALVIGLVVTVLSRGGYIGRNSARLALNYGADGPSVSKGEEEAYAWLGKHVVPGERVMNDKADGSVWMYALSGAQPVEWTNYGAEFTTKAGWLSVFLNDINRDPRVRAALTDLKVRYVLVGKGKVAPNAQSAVGLQRLDITPGFKRVFHNPDASVYEIEGQQGVVAAGATTGSDTAHGQ; encoded by the coding sequence ATGAACGTTCTTTTGGTGTTGCTGGCGTTCTGGCTGCCGGGGCTCGTCTTCGGCGCCGCGATCAGGCTGCGCGGCTGGACCCTCGCCGCCGCGGCCCCGCTGCTGACCTTCGGCCTCGTCGCCATCGGCATCCCGATCCTCGGCGGTTTCGGCATCCGCTGGAACATGCTGAACGTCGGCCTGTGGGTCCTGCTGCTGTCGGTCGTCGGTTTCGGCCTCTCGTTCCTCGTGCTCCGCTTCACCGCGAAACGTCACCCCGACTGGGACGAAGACGACGAGGACGCGCCGAGCCGTTCTTTGGGTGACCACCTGCTGATCGGCGCCGGTGTCCTGGTCGGGCTCGGCGTCGGCACGGTGACCTTCCTGCGCGGTTCGCACACCCTGGAGAACGTCCAGCAGGGCTGGGACGCCCCGTTCCACGGCAACCTCGTGCGCTGGATCGCCGAACACGGCGACGCGCGCGCGTCGACGGTCGGCACCATCGCGAACCTGCCGAACCAGACCGACTACTTCTACCCGGACACCTATCACGCGCTGCTCGCCCTGGTCTTCGGCAAGGGCGGCCTGACGATGATGCCGACGCTGAACCTGGCGGCGCTCATGGTCGTCCTGACCGTTCCACTCGGTGTCGCGGCGATGTGCCGCGCCTGGCGCATGCCGGTCCTCGCGACCGCCGCGGCCGCGGCCGTGTCCACCTGGTTCACCGCGTTCCCGTACGACTCGCTGTGGCGTGGCCCGCTGTGGCCGTACGTCGCGGGCGTGGCGCTCGTGCCCGCGATGCTCGCGCTCGCCCGCCTGCTGCTCAAGCCGCACGGCATCGCCGGGCCGGTCGCGATCGGCGTCGGCGTCGCCGGGCTGGCCGGCCTGCACACCAGCCTGATCTTCGTGATCATGGTCTATTTCCTGCTGATCCTGCTCGCGGTGCTGTTCCGCCTCGAGAAGATCGGCTGGCGCCGCAGCGCCGCCTCGCTGGTGGCGACGATCGCGATGGCGGCCATCCTCGGCGTGCCGCAGGTCCTGCCAGCGCTCTACAACGCGGGCGGCGTGACCAGCGCGTACTGGGCGTCGGAGACCAGCGTGTCCGGCGCGCTCGGGCAGACCATCACGTTCTCGCCGATGGCGGCCTTCCCGCAGTGGTGGATCGGCATCCCGGCGATCATCGGGGTGTTCTTCCTGGTCCGGCACCGGCGGATGCTCTGGATGGTCGGCGCGTACGTCGTCCTCGGCGGCCTGTTCGCCGCGACGATCTCGCTGGAGACCCCGCTCATCCACACCCTGACCGGGCCGTTCTACAACGACCACTGGCGGCTCGGCGCGCTCGTGCCGCTGGCGGGCGCCGTCGCGTTCGGCGAGTTCGTGCACACCGCGTCGGGCAAGTTCGCCGACAAGATCCGCGAGCGGAAGCCGAACCTGAACCCGGTCACCGCGGCCATCGCGGGCGCGCTGGTGATCGGGCTGGTCGTCACGGTGCTGAGCCGCGGCGGCTACATCGGCCGCAACTCCGCGCGGCTCGCGCTGAACTACGGCGCGGACGGCCCCTCGGTCAGCAAGGGCGAGGAAGAGGCCTACGCCTGGCTCGGGAAGCACGTCGTACCGGGCGAGCGCGTCATGAACGACAAGGCCGACGGCTCGGTGTGGATGTACGCCCTTTCCGGGGCCCAGCCGGTCGAGTGGACCAACTACGGCGCCGAGTTCACCACCAAGGCGGGCTGGCTCAGCGTGTTCCTGAACGACATCAACCGCGATCCGCGCGTGCGCGCCGCGCTCACCGATCTCAAGGTGCGCTACGTGCTCGTCGGCAAGGGCAAGGTGGCCCCCAACGCGCAGTCCGCGGTGGGCCTCCAGCGCCTCGACATCACTCCGGGTTTCAAGCGCGTCTTCCACAACCCCGACGCGTCGGTTTACGAAATCGAAGGTCAGCAAGGTGTGGTCGCCGCCGGCGCCACCACCGGGTCCGACACCGCTCACGGCCAGTAA
- the recR gene encoding recombination mediator RecR: MYEGVVQDLIDELGRLPGVGPKSAQRIAFHLLAADPADIARLQEVLGKVKEGVQFCEICGNVSEQETCRICRDTRRDLTVICVVEEPKDVLAVERTREFKGRYHVLGGALDPLSGIGPEQLRMRELLARIGGAEISEIIIATDPNTEGEATATYLVRMLRDFPGLSVTRLASGLPMGGDLEFADELTLGRALSGRRAL, translated from the coding sequence TTGTACGAGGGTGTCGTCCAGGATCTGATCGACGAGCTCGGGCGACTGCCCGGCGTCGGTCCCAAAAGCGCGCAGCGGATCGCCTTCCACCTGCTGGCGGCCGATCCCGCGGACATCGCGCGGTTGCAGGAAGTGCTCGGCAAGGTCAAGGAAGGCGTGCAGTTCTGCGAGATCTGCGGCAACGTCTCGGAACAGGAGACCTGCCGGATCTGCCGCGACACCCGCCGCGACCTCACGGTCATCTGCGTGGTCGAGGAGCCGAAGGACGTGCTCGCCGTCGAACGGACGCGCGAGTTCAAGGGCCGCTACCACGTACTCGGCGGCGCGCTGGACCCGTTGTCCGGCATCGGGCCGGAGCAGCTGCGCATGCGTGAGCTGCTCGCGCGGATCGGTGGCGCGGAGATCAGCGAGATCATCATCGCGACCGACCCGAACACCGAAGGCGAGGCGACCGCGACGTACCTCGTGCGGATGCTCCGCGACTTCCCCGGCCTGTCGGTGACCCGGCTCGCTTCGGGCCTGCCGATGGGCGGTGACCTGGAGTTCGCGGACGAGCTGACGCTGGGCCGCGCGCTTTCGGGGCGGCGGGCGCTCTAG
- a CDS encoding ABC transporter substrate-binding protein — MQQLRVTRARRVALIGLAGALAVSISACADSKREEGAGGGSGGTMVFGAAGNPKTFDPLFNDDGETFRIIRQMMDTLIMNKPGTADLEPGLAEKWEGSNEGKTWTFSLKKGVKFHDGTPFNAEAVCFNFNRMFNMKGAAAQSQMIYYGDVFEGFAKNEGDASGAPVFKDCQAKDESTAILNLNKAKGAFPAAFTLPSLSIQSPDALKKYNADNVTQSGDSFAYPEYATAHPTGTGPFKFESWDQAKGEITLSKATDSPTQTAKLDKLVFKVIPDENARKQALKAGDIQGFDYPSPADYGLLRNDGEQVLIRPSFNILYLGINQKNNPKLKDLKVRQALAYGLNRDQFVKSKLPEGAETATQFVPKAIDGYNDGVTKYPFDRERAKQLLKEAGAEGMTLKFYYPTEVTRPYMPNPADIFTSLSEDMKAIGIKVEAIAKPWNGGYKDDVQKAGKQDVHLLGWTGDYNDAGNFVGTFFGREKAEFGFTNPELFSALSAADAAPAGEAHTKAYQEVNKQIMDYLPAIPISYGPPAIVVGPKVKGLVASPLTDERFYTVTVN; from the coding sequence ATGCAGCAACTGCGGGTGACCCGAGCACGCCGTGTGGCCCTGATCGGGCTTGCCGGCGCACTCGCGGTCTCCATTTCCGCCTGTGCCGATTCGAAGCGTGAAGAAGGCGCAGGGGGTGGTTCAGGAGGCACCATGGTCTTCGGCGCCGCCGGTAACCCGAAGACTTTCGACCCGCTCTTCAACGACGACGGTGAGACCTTCCGCATCATCCGCCAGATGATGGACACGCTGATCATGAACAAGCCGGGCACCGCGGATCTCGAGCCCGGCCTTGCGGAGAAGTGGGAAGGCAGCAACGAAGGCAAGACTTGGACCTTCTCGCTGAAGAAGGGCGTCAAGTTCCACGACGGCACCCCGTTCAACGCCGAAGCGGTCTGCTTCAACTTCAACCGCATGTTCAACATGAAGGGCGCCGCCGCCCAGAGCCAGATGATCTACTACGGCGACGTCTTCGAGGGCTTCGCCAAGAACGAGGGTGACGCTTCCGGCGCCCCGGTGTTCAAGGACTGCCAGGCCAAGGACGAGTCGACCGCGATCCTGAACCTGAACAAGGCCAAGGGCGCGTTCCCCGCCGCCTTCACGCTGCCGTCGCTGTCGATCCAGAGCCCGGACGCGCTGAAGAAGTACAACGCCGACAACGTCACCCAGAGCGGCGATTCGTTCGCCTACCCGGAGTACGCCACGGCGCACCCGACCGGCACCGGCCCGTTCAAGTTCGAGAGCTGGGACCAGGCCAAGGGTGAGATCACGCTGTCGAAGGCGACCGACTCGCCGACCCAGACGGCCAAGCTCGACAAGCTGGTCTTCAAGGTCATCCCGGACGAGAACGCCCGCAAGCAGGCGCTGAAGGCCGGCGACATCCAGGGCTTCGACTACCCGTCGCCCGCGGACTACGGCCTGCTGCGCAACGACGGCGAGCAGGTGCTCATCCGCCCGTCGTTCAACATCCTGTACCTGGGCATCAACCAGAAGAACAACCCGAAGCTGAAGGACCTCAAGGTCCGGCAGGCGCTGGCCTACGGCCTCAACCGCGACCAGTTCGTGAAGTCGAAGCTCCCCGAGGGCGCCGAGACCGCGACCCAGTTCGTGCCGAAGGCGATCGACGGCTACAACGACGGCGTCACCAAGTACCCGTTCGACCGCGAGCGCGCCAAGCAGCTTCTCAAGGAAGCCGGCGCCGAGGGCATGACGCTGAAGTTCTACTACCCGACCGAGGTCACCCGGCCGTACATGCCGAACCCCGCCGACATCTTCACCTCGCTGTCCGAGGACATGAAGGCCATCGGCATCAAGGTCGAGGCGATCGCCAAGCCGTGGAACGGTGGCTACAAGGACGACGTCCAGAAGGCAGGCAAGCAGGACGTCCACCTGCTCGGCTGGACCGGTGACTACAACGACGCCGGTAACTTCGTCGGCACGTTCTTCGGCCGCGAGAAGGCGGAGTTCGGGTTCACCAACCCCGAGCTGTTCAGCGCCCTCTCCGCCGCGGACGCCGCCCCCGCCGGTGAGGCGCACACCAAGGCGTACCAGGAAGTCAACAAGCAGATCATGGACTACCTGCCCGCCATCCCCATCTCCTACGGCCCCCCGGCGATCGTCGTCGGCCCGAAGGTGAAGGGCCTGGTCGCCAGCCCGCTGACCGACGAGCGCTTCTACACCGTCACGGTCAACTGA
- a CDS encoding uridine kinase family protein — protein MLAIDGPSGAGKSTLAGKIVADLGGRGIRAALVSTDEFATWEEPVSWWPRLETGVLEPLRAGEPGGYRRMDWSSGVPLPGEEVELDVPDVLVLEGVSSGRARIRPSLSLLVWLDGGSETELLDRGAGRDGEASRAELRRWQLFERGWFAVDGTEAAADHVVTPWS, from the coding sequence GTGCTCGCCATCGACGGGCCTTCCGGAGCCGGGAAGTCCACACTGGCCGGAAAGATCGTCGCGGACCTCGGCGGCCGCGGAATCCGTGCCGCCCTGGTCAGTACCGACGAATTCGCCACCTGGGAAGAGCCCGTTTCGTGGTGGCCGCGACTGGAAACCGGTGTCCTGGAGCCATTGCGCGCGGGCGAGCCGGGCGGCTACCGGCGGATGGACTGGTCCAGCGGCGTCCCTCTGCCGGGTGAAGAAGTCGAGCTCGACGTCCCCGACGTCCTGGTGCTGGAAGGCGTTTCCAGTGGCAGGGCGCGGATCCGGCCGTCGTTGTCCCTGCTGGTCTGGCTGGACGGCGGGAGCGAAACCGAGCTCCTCGACCGCGGCGCGGGCCGGGACGGCGAGGCATCGCGGGCGGAGCTGCGGCGCTGGCAGCTGTTCGAACGCGGCTGGTTCGCCGTCGACGGGACCGAGGCCGCGGCGGATCACGTGGTCACGCCATGGTCGTGA
- a CDS encoding DUF2304 domain-containing protein — MAGWRILSIVVACLVLFVVLEMMRRRKLREKYAGVWLVLAIGVVVLALVPQAADFMARITGVQTPSNFVFLLAGVVLALVALHLSTEVGHLEEEVRTSVEEIALLRCELADAQRDLEERVAALEARTATPDNVKGLPEVSPARAR; from the coding sequence ATGGCTGGCTGGCGCATTCTCAGCATCGTTGTCGCCTGTCTTGTGCTGTTCGTCGTCCTCGAGATGATGCGACGGCGGAAACTGCGGGAAAAGTACGCGGGTGTTTGGCTCGTCCTCGCCATCGGCGTGGTGGTGCTCGCCCTCGTTCCGCAGGCCGCCGACTTCATGGCCCGCATAACCGGCGTCCAAACGCCGTCGAACTTCGTATTCCTCTTGGCCGGTGTGGTGCTGGCGCTGGTCGCGCTGCACCTGTCGACCGAGGTCGGGCATCTCGAAGAAGAGGTCCGGACCTCTGTCGAGGAGATCGCGCTGCTCCGCTGTGAACTCGCCGACGCCCAGCGTGACCTGGAAGAACGCGTCGCCGCGCTCGAAGCCAGGACGGCGACGCCCGACAACGTCAAAGGGCTCCCCGAAGTGAGCCCCGCACGCGCACGCTGA
- a CDS encoding glycosyltransferase family 2 protein translates to MSANSLLPALSVVIPVYNEQDWIDRSVGALIASAQAANWPVEVVVVDDGSTDGTGDKLARLQELYGITVLTQPNSGRFEARRAGIAKASGTQILLLDSRVIVDSSSLVFLRDQLVDHPERTVWNGHINVASEHNPYAGFMAGLVKIPWRRYCANPRLMSFGIEEFDVFPKGTGFFSAPKDVLEDSSNAFESLFEDVRFASDDTGVLRWIAERHRIFLAPEFSATYHGRDSFKKFVGQSYFRGTTFVDSYLASPGPARNGLFAAMAVGVLGLGIAAKRPKTAVTLAAVGSTAAGFAVTKFGATKAEAKAVAQLTPVFAAGFGAGALRGLFLALRARLRK, encoded by the coding sequence GTGAGTGCGAATTCGCTCCTCCCGGCCCTGTCCGTCGTGATCCCGGTCTACAACGAGCAGGACTGGATCGACCGCAGTGTGGGCGCGCTGATCGCGTCGGCACAGGCGGCGAACTGGCCGGTCGAGGTCGTCGTGGTCGACGACGGTAGCACCGACGGCACCGGCGACAAGCTGGCCCGGCTGCAGGAGCTGTACGGCATCACCGTCCTCACCCAGCCGAACAGCGGCCGGTTCGAGGCGCGCCGGGCGGGCATCGCGAAGGCGTCCGGGACGCAGATCCTGCTGCTCGACAGCCGCGTGATCGTGGATTCCTCCTCGCTCGTCTTCCTTCGGGACCAGCTCGTCGACCACCCCGAGCGCACGGTGTGGAACGGTCACATCAACGTCGCGTCCGAACACAATCCGTATGCGGGATTCATGGCCGGGCTGGTCAAGATCCCGTGGCGTCGTTATTGCGCGAACCCGCGGTTGATGTCGTTCGGTATCGAAGAGTTCGACGTCTTCCCGAAAGGCACCGGATTCTTTTCCGCGCCGAAGGACGTTCTCGAGGATTCGTCCAACGCGTTCGAGTCGCTCTTCGAAGACGTCCGTTTCGCCAGTGACGACACGGGTGTTCTGCGCTGGATCGCCGAACGCCACCGTATCTTCCTCGCCCCGGAGTTCTCCGCGACCTACCACGGCCGCGATTCGTTCAAGAAGTTCGTCGGGCAGTCGTATTTCCGCGGCACCACGTTCGTCGATTCGTATCTCGCGTCGCCCGGGCCCGCGCGCAACGGCCTGTTCGCCGCGATGGCCGTCGGCGTGCTCGGGCTCGGTATCGCCGCGAAGCGCCCGAAGACCGCCGTCACGCTGGCCGCTGTCGGATCGACAGCCGCCGGTTTCGCGGTGACGAAGTTCGGCGCGACCAAGGCCGAGGCCAAGGCGGTCGCCCAGCTCACGCCCGTGTTCGCCGCCGGATTCGGGGCGGGCGCGCTGCGCGGCCTCTTCCTGGCGCTGCGGGCCCGGCTGCGTAAATGA
- a CDS encoding glycosyltransferase family 2 protein, with protein sequence MPALNEQATVGAVISQVKQSLPGMDVLVVDDGSSDDTARLARAAGAEVARLSVNLGVGGAMRTGFRYAAARGYDVVVQVDADGQHDPDEVAALLDALDDADIAIGSRFAGKGSYKASGPRKYAMVVLSLVFSRLGKTRLTDVTSGFKAMGPKAIKLFAGYYPAEYLGDTVESLVMAIRAELKIKEIPVIMRERIGGTPSHSPVKSAVYLGRAGLALLLALVRRRPAVDSSDSA encoded by the coding sequence ATGCCTGCCTTGAACGAGCAGGCCACTGTCGGCGCGGTCATTTCCCAGGTCAAGCAGTCCTTGCCGGGCATGGACGTGCTGGTGGTGGACGACGGTTCGTCCGACGACACGGCCAGGCTCGCCCGTGCGGCGGGCGCGGAGGTGGCCCGCCTGTCGGTCAACCTCGGCGTCGGCGGGGCGATGCGCACCGGCTTCCGGTACGCGGCCGCCCGCGGCTACGACGTCGTCGTCCAGGTGGACGCCGACGGCCAGCACGACCCCGACGAGGTCGCCGCCCTGCTCGACGCGCTCGACGACGCGGACATCGCGATCGGTTCGCGGTTCGCGGGCAAGGGTTCGTACAAGGCGAGCGGCCCGCGGAAATACGCGATGGTCGTCCTCTCGCTCGTTTTCTCCCGGCTCGGGAAGACCAGGCTCACCGACGTGACCTCCGGGTTCAAAGCGATGGGCCCGAAGGCGATCAAACTGTTCGCGGGGTACTACCCGGCCGAATATCTCGGCGACACGGTCGAGTCGCTGGTGATGGCGATCCGTGCCGAACTGAAGATCAAGGAAATCCCGGTGATCATGCGGGAACGGATCGGCGGGACGCCGAGCCATTCCCCGGTGAAATCGGCCGTCTACCTCGGCCGAGCCGGACTCGCCCTGCTGCTGGCGCTGGTGCGCCGCCGCCCCGCCGTCGACTCGTCGGATTCGGCGTAA
- a CDS encoding UDP-N-acetylglucosamine 2-epimerase, with the protein MALPVISFILGTTAELIKIAPVYHGILERGVRPKIWFTAQHVDEVSDVLADLNLPEPDVWLVPKEKAHNLESPAQVPGWAAQVLRTAWSRRAELKAALVEDGRPPLVLVHGDTFTTPYGSLIGKRILKSRVGHVEAGARSGSIMSPLPEELNRKIAAKIVDMHFAPSAREVNNLRNARGVVVDTEANTAIDAMRLAINGPLDLEGLPEKFGLATLHRFELVSRADKYREALEILREQSKQMPILYMAGAPEREKIRALGLANLFDEKNFIIQPKMRYLKFLPLVARAEYVVTDSGGLSAECYYLGLPCAVHRERTETPQHLGETVVLTEMRGDKLQNFLDTYQNRRGESWVEKFHPSEIIVDTLARLGYC; encoded by the coding sequence ATGGCTCTTCCGGTGATTTCCTTCATTCTCGGCACCACGGCGGAACTGATCAAAATCGCGCCGGTCTACCACGGCATCCTCGAACGCGGGGTCCGGCCGAAGATCTGGTTCACCGCTCAGCACGTCGACGAGGTCTCGGACGTTCTCGCCGACCTGAACCTCCCGGAGCCCGACGTCTGGCTGGTCCCGAAGGAGAAGGCGCACAACCTGGAGTCGCCCGCGCAGGTGCCGGGCTGGGCCGCGCAGGTGCTGCGCACCGCGTGGAGCCGCCGCGCCGAGCTGAAGGCCGCGCTGGTCGAGGACGGCCGTCCCCCGCTCGTGCTGGTGCACGGCGACACCTTCACCACGCCGTACGGCTCGCTCATCGGGAAGCGGATCCTCAAGTCGCGGGTCGGGCACGTCGAGGCGGGCGCGCGGTCGGGCAGCATCATGTCGCCGCTGCCGGAGGAGCTGAACCGGAAGATCGCCGCGAAGATCGTCGACATGCACTTCGCGCCGAGCGCGCGTGAGGTGAACAACCTCCGCAACGCCCGCGGCGTCGTCGTCGACACCGAGGCGAACACCGCGATCGACGCGATGCGGCTGGCCATCAACGGGCCGCTCGACCTCGAAGGGCTGCCGGAGAAGTTCGGCCTCGCCACCCTGCACCGCTTCGAGCTGGTCTCGCGCGCGGACAAGTACCGCGAGGCGCTGGAGATCCTGCGCGAGCAGAGCAAGCAGATGCCGATCCTCTACATGGCGGGCGCGCCCGAGCGCGAAAAGATCCGCGCGCTGGGCCTGGCGAACCTCTTCGACGAGAAGAACTTCATCATCCAGCCGAAGATGCGGTACCTGAAGTTCCTGCCGCTGGTCGCGCGCGCCGAGTACGTCGTCACCGACTCGGGCGGCCTTTCGGCCGAGTGCTACTACCTCGGCCTGCCGTGCGCCGTGCACCGCGAGCGCACCGAGACGCCGCAGCACCTCGGCGAGACCGTCGTGCTGACCGAGATGCGCGGGGACAAGCTGCAGAACTTCCTCGACACCTACCAGAACCGCCGCGGTGAGTCCTGGGTCGAGAAGTTCCACCCGTCGGAGATCATCGTCGACACGCTGGCGCGCCTCGGCTACTGCTGA
- a CDS encoding YbaB/EbfC family nucleoid-associated protein has translation MVQPGGGFDLSQIMQQAQQMQQKLVEAQEELANTEVTGTSGGGLVTATVSGDSQLKSLAIDPKVVDPDDVETLSDLVVAAVRDASANAQKLTEQKLGPLAGGLGGGMPDLGGFPGLGG, from the coding sequence ATGGTGCAACCCGGTGGCGGCTTCGACCTGTCGCAGATCATGCAGCAGGCCCAGCAGATGCAGCAGAAGCTGGTCGAGGCCCAGGAAGAGCTGGCCAACACGGAGGTGACCGGTACCTCCGGTGGCGGCCTCGTCACCGCGACCGTGTCCGGCGACAGCCAGCTCAAGTCGTTGGCCATCGATCCCAAGGTGGTCGACCCCGACGACGTCGAGACCCTGTCCGACCTGGTCGTCGCGGCCGTGCGGGACGCCTCGGCCAACGCGCAGAAGCTCACGGAACAGAAGCTCGGCCCGCTCGCCGGCGGCCTCGGCGGCGGGATGCCGGACCTCGGCGGCTTCCCCGGGCTCGGCGGCTAG
- a CDS encoding N-acetylmuramoyl-L-alanine amidase — MGLVVAIGLALFTACGVETPAAPPPTPAAPGTTTVLTTLPQPSSAPSVPPSSAPQPPPATSQPKTGKVVVLDPGHNGGNSGRPGEINKQVPAGRGKTKPCNTTGTSTNSGYSEHAFTWDVSQRISEALSAKGIRVILTRQNDTGVGPCVNERAAIGNDSGADAVVSIHADGSNSAGAHGFHVAYSAPPLNAQQGEPSTRLATALRDGIRAGGFPTSTYLGTNGLAPRADLGGLNLSTRPVALVECGNMRNAAEAATMSSEEGRQQYAAVIAKAIADYLAG, encoded by the coding sequence ATGGGTCTTGTGGTGGCGATCGGATTGGCGCTGTTCACGGCGTGCGGCGTGGAGACCCCCGCGGCACCGCCGCCGACTCCGGCCGCCCCGGGGACGACGACCGTCCTCACCACCCTCCCGCAGCCGAGCTCCGCGCCGAGCGTGCCGCCTTCGAGCGCGCCCCAGCCGCCTCCCGCCACGTCGCAGCCGAAGACGGGCAAGGTCGTCGTGCTGGATCCCGGTCACAACGGCGGCAACTCCGGCAGGCCCGGTGAGATCAACAAGCAGGTCCCGGCCGGGCGCGGCAAGACGAAACCGTGCAACACCACCGGAACGTCGACGAATTCCGGCTATTCCGAGCACGCGTTCACCTGGGACGTCTCGCAGCGGATCTCGGAAGCCTTGAGCGCCAAGGGGATCCGGGTCATCCTCACCCGGCAGAACGACACCGGCGTCGGGCCGTGTGTCAACGAGCGTGCCGCGATCGGGAACGACTCCGGGGCGGACGCGGTCGTGTCGATCCACGCCGACGGCTCGAATTCCGCGGGCGCGCACGGCTTCCACGTCGCGTATTCGGCCCCGCCCCTGAACGCCCAGCAGGGCGAGCCCTCGACGAGACTCGCGACGGCGTTGCGAGACGGCATCCGCGCCGGCGGCTTCCCGACGTCGACCTACCTGGGCACGAACGGCCTCGCGCCGCGCGCCGACCTCGGTGGGCTCAACCTCTCGACCCGGCCCGTCGCGCTCGTCGAATGCGGGAACATGCGCAACGCCGCCGAGGCCGCGACGATGTCGAGCGAAGAAGGCCGCCAGCAGTATGCCGCCGTCATCGCGAAGGCCATCGCGGACTACCTCGCGGGCTGA